One stretch of Nicotiana tabacum cultivar K326 chromosome 18, ASM71507v2, whole genome shotgun sequence DNA includes these proteins:
- the LOC107763995 gene encoding protein SUPPRESSOR OF MAX2 1A-like, which yields MRAGLSTIQQTLTAEAAAVLNHSISEAGRRNHGQTTPLHVAATLLSSPSGFLRQACIRSHPNSSHPLQCRALELCFSVALERLPTAQNMPSGTEPPISNALMAALKRAQAHQRRGCPEQQQQPLLAVKVELEQLIISILDDPSVSRVMREASFSSPAVKATIEQSLTQTVSTPLNHNCLTASPGFLGGARNNNSNDVTLATFNTSLGGSRNMYLNPKLQLQHQGGGLGGGGGLGVGGLGNLQRSEEVKRVLEILLRSKKRNPVLVGEGEPESVVKEVLRRIEKGELGEGVLKNLQIVQMEKELDKNEILNKIKELVGVIEGKISSGGVILDLGDLKWLVEQQQQQPAMVSEIGKAAVAEMGKLLARFREGNNRLWLIGTATCETYLRCQVYHSTMENDWDLQAVPIASRSPHPGIFSRLGNERILGNSLDPMNPLKSFIAAPVPALLMRVPENSNPRLRMSCCPQCKEKFEHELAKLVSKFENSSAEESKSESPRPQLPQWLQNAKLKNDTKVTALSQSKDQGLLQQKTQELQKKWNDTCLQLHPNFQRNVGHERTVLSPVLSMPGLYNPNLLLHQPLQPKLQPSRTLGVSLQLNTTQMASQPPEKAAASPPRSPVRTDLVLGQKPTETTGEKTLEDQAKDFLSCISSVPQNKLLDKFASALDADTFKRLLKGLMEKAWWQRDAASSVASAVSRCRLGNGTQRGGAPKGDIWLLFTGPDRFAKRKMASVLAEQMCGNSPIMICLGSRRDDEESDVGFRGKTAVDRIAEAVRRNPLSVIMLEDIDEANVLVRGNIKRAMDRGRLTDSHGREISLGNVIFILTGNWSAMSPESYRNEYLMEEKKLISLASSNWQLKLTMGEKSAKRRASWLHDEDRLTRPRKELNLGLSFDLNEAADFEDYRTDGSHNSSDLTVEHEEEPGLENRRFSVASVPHELVSSVDDTIQFKPIEYPFARREIKKTISTKFSMVVDDKVSIEVEDNIVDRILGGLFRGRTSLEQWVEKVLGPSFDQIQPRLSSSDENVIVRLQLELHTDSNVHSNGECLPSKVTIVEDGQ from the exons ATGAGGGCAGGTTTGAGTACGATTCAACAAACGCTAACGGCAGAGGCTGCAGCCGTACTAAACCACTCAATATCAGAAGCCGGTCGCCGTAACCATGGCCAAACGACGCCGTTACACGTGGCAGCAACCTTACTCTCTTCACCTTCCGGATTTCTCCGTCAAGCCTGTATCCGTTCACACCCTAATTCATCTCACCCGCTCCAGTGCCGAGCGCTTGAGCTTTGCTTCAGCGTCGCGCTGGAGCGGTTACCTACGGCACAAAATATGCCATCAGGGACTGAGCCCCCGATTTCTAATGCGCTTATGGCCGCTTTAAAGCGGGCACAAGCGCATCAACGTAGAGGTTGTCctgaacaacaacaacagccgCTTTTAGCTGTTAAAGTTGAATTAGAACAATTGATTATATCTATTCTAGATGATCCTAGTGTGAGTCGTGTTATGCGTGAGGCTAGTTTTTCTAGTCCAGCTGTTAAGGCAACAATTGAACAATCGTTGACACAGACTGTTTCGACTCCCTTGAATCATAATTGTCTTACTGCTTCTCCCGGTTTTCTTGGTGGTGCTCGCAATAACAATAGTAATGATGTTACTTTGGCTACTTTTAATACTTCTCTTGGTGGTTCTCGAAATATGTACTTGAATCCCAAGTTGCAGTTGCAGCATCAGGGTGGGGGTTTGGGTGGAGGGGGTGGGTTAGGGGTAGGGGGATTGGGAAATTTACAAAGGAGTGAAGAAGTGAAAAGGGTGTTGGAAATTTTGTTGAGAAGTAAGAAAAGGAACCCGGTTTTAGTTGGGGAAGGTGAGCCGGAAAGTGTGGTGAAGGAAGTTTTAAGGAGGATTGAGAAAGGGGAATTGGGAGAAGGGGTTTTGAAGAATTTACAAATTGTTCAAATGGAGAAGGAATTAGATAAAAACGAGATACTGAACAAGATTAAGGAATTGGTAGGGGTAATTGAGGGGAAAATTAGTAGTGGAGGAGTGATTCTTGATTTGGGCGATTTGAAATGGCTTGTTgagcaacagcagcaacagccAGCTATGGTTTCTGAGATTGGAAAAGCAGCAGTGGCTGAAATGGGAAAGTTATTAGCGCGATTTCGAGAGGGTAATAATAGATTATGGTTGATTGGTACAGCAACTTGTGAGACTTATTTGAGGTGTCAAGTTTATCATTCTACTATGGAAAATGATTGGGATCTTCAAGCTGTTCCCATTGCTTCAAGATCTCCTCATCCCGGAATATTTTCAAG GCTTGGAAAtgaaagaattcttggaaatTCTTTGGATCCTATGAATCCGCTGAAGAGCTTTATTGCCGCCCCAGTGCCTGCATTACTGATGCGTGTACCggagaattcaaatccgagattgaGGATGTCGTGTTGTCCTCAGTGCAAGGAGAAGTTTGAACACGAGTTGGCGAAACTTGTATCCAAGTTTGAGAATTCATCTGCTGAAGAATCTAAATCAGAATCTCCTCGACCTCAGTTGCCTCAGTGGTTGCAAAATGCCAAGCTAAAGAATGATACTAAAGTAACTGCTCTGTCACAG AGTAAGGATCAAGGACTTTTGCAGCAGAAGACTCAAGAATTGCAAAAGAAGTGGAACGATACATGCTTGCAACTTCATCCGAATTTCCAGCGCAATGTTGGTCATGAAAGAACAGTACTATCCCCTGTTCTCTCTATGCCGGGGTTGTATAATCCGAACCTGCTTTTGCATCAACCTTTACAGCCTAAGCTACAACCGAGCAGAACCCTAGGAGTGAGCCTGCAACTGAACACCACCCAAATGGCTAGCCAACCACCGGAAAAGGCAGCGGCTAGTCCGCCACGCAGCCCTGTTAGGACCGACTTGGTTCTAGGTCAAAAACCGACTGAAACTACCGGTGAGAAAACTTTGGAAGATCAAGCGAAGGACTTCCTCAGCTGCATATCTTCTGTGCCTCAGAACAAGTTACTTGACAAATTTGCTAGTGCATTAGATGCTGATACATTTAAAAGGCTTCTCAAGGGTCTAATGGAAAAGGCGTGGTGGCAGCGAGATGCAGCTTCTTCTGTAGCTTCCGCTGTGTCAAGGTGCAGATTGGGGAACGGGACACAGCGCGGTGGTGCACCAAAGGGTGACATATGGCTGTTATTCACTGGTCCTGACAGATTTGCCAAGAGAAAGATGGCATCAGTTCTTGCTGAGCAAATGTGCGGAAACAGTCCTATAATGATATGCCTTGGTTCACGACGAGATGATGAAGAGTCCGACGTAGGTTTCCGTGGCAAAACAGCTGTAGACCGTATCGCAGAGGCTGTTAGGAGGAATCCACTTTCAGTTATTATGCTCGAGGATATTGATGAAGCAAATGTGCTAGTTCGCGGAAACATAAAACGAGCCATGGACAGAGGTAGGCTTACTGATTCACATGGCCGTGAGATAAGTCTCGGCAATGTTATATTCATCCTTACCGGGAATTGGTCTGCAATGAGCCCTGAGAGCTACAGGAATGAGTATTTGATGGAAGAAAAGAAGCTCATCTCGCTAGCTAGTTCCAATTGGCAGTTAAAGTTAACAATGGGTGAAAAGAGTGCTAAGCGAAGAGCGAGTTGGTTGCATGATGAAGACAGGCTTACAAGACCTAGAAAAGAATTGAATCTAGGACTTTCGTTCGATCTTAACGAAGCAGCAGATTTTGAGGATTATAGAACTGATGGATCGCACAACTCGAGTGATCTAACTGTTGAGCATGAAGAAGAACCCGGACTTGAAAACAGGCGATTCTCAGTTGCATCAGTTCCTCACGAACTCGTCAGTTCAGTGGACGATACCATACAATTCAAGCCGATTGAATATCCCTTTGCTCGACGTGAGATCAAGAAAACAATAAGCACGAAATTCTCAATGGTCGTCGATGACAAGGTCTCAATCGAAGTGGAAGACAATATAGTAGACCGGATCCTAGGTGGATTATTTCGTGGTCGGACAAGCTTAGAACAATGGGTTGAGAAAGTTTTAGGGCCAAGTTTCGATCAAATCCAGCCGCGTCTATCCTCTTCCGATGAGAATGTTATCGTTCGACTTCAGCTTGAACTGCATACAGACTCCAATGTCCATAGCAATGGAGAATGTCTACCTAGTAAAGTCACAATAGTAGAAGATGGGCAGTAG